The following are from one region of the Paenibacillus sp. KS-LC4 genome:
- a CDS encoding 5-formyltetrahydrofolate cyclo-ligase has protein sequence MTDNEKSQIKAEKQRIRADAAKARDRLSKQDRALWSELACGALSVWLEEHPKQREIMCYVPFRSELDMWPLMERLWSTGREVIVPRCHPLDRSMTLYRLQSPADLMEGAYGIREPDPAKCEELPQGQVPGIIIVPGIQFDRIGGRMGYGGGYYDRFAERAGEEGKRAMWIGAAFEAQVAEQVLMQEHDLKMNGIVTESGILLL, from the coding sequence ATGACGGACAATGAGAAATCGCAAATAAAGGCGGAGAAACAACGGATTCGAGCGGATGCTGCTAAAGCCCGCGATCGCTTGTCCAAGCAGGATCGGGCATTGTGGTCTGAGCTTGCATGCGGCGCATTAAGCGTGTGGCTGGAAGAGCATCCGAAGCAGCGCGAAATCATGTGTTATGTCCCGTTTCGCTCAGAGCTTGACATGTGGCCGCTAATGGAAAGGTTATGGTCAACTGGGCGTGAGGTAATCGTCCCTCGTTGTCACCCGCTTGATCGCTCGATGACACTGTATCGGCTGCAATCGCCAGCGGATTTAATGGAAGGCGCATACGGAATCCGTGAGCCTGACCCGGCGAAATGCGAGGAGCTTCCGCAGGGGCAGGTGCCAGGCATTATCATCGTCCCAGGCATACAGTTTGACCGCATTGGCGGACGAATGGGCTATGGAGGAGGCTATTATGACCGATTTGCGGAGCGGGCAGGTGAGGAAGGGAAGCGTGCGATGTGGATTGGCGCCGCTTTCGAAGCGCAGGTTGCAGAGCAGGTTCTGATGCAGGAGCATGATTTGAAGATGAACGGAATCGTAACGGAATCCGGGATTCTTTTGCTATAG
- a CDS encoding ABC-F family ATP-binding cassette domain-containing protein, protein MLLQVSNISKSYGVDPILSNITMQVLERERIGLVGVNGAGKSTLLKIIAGEISFDSGAIHKAKETRLGYLAQNSGLQSDRTIEAEMRAVFAHLLEAEQELRDLEQQIADPVLHEQPKRYEEILDRYSRRSDWFREQGGFEINTRINSVLHGMGFGTFPLDTPIHTLSGGQKTRLALARILLQAPDLLMLDEPTNYLDIPTLTWLEGYLRSYSGAILVVSHDRYFLDALVQTIVEIERHSAKRYTGNYSRYIDLKAAEYESDLKQFEKQQDEIAKMEQFIQRNIVRASTTKRAQSRRKALDKMDVLDKPLGDLKKANFTFQIERQTGKDVLQVSDLSVLFDEKNKPLFQHVSFRLHRGETVALIGPNGIGKSTLLKTIVGQRQPSSGTIAWGSNVKLGYYDQEHTGLNQTNTVLEEVWGLYPHMEEARIRTVLGSFLFSGEDVLKRISALSGGEKARVSLAKLMLAQANVLILDEPTNHLDLYSKEVLESALLDYEGTLLFISHDRYFLNKMAERIVELTPTGTEHFLGNYDEMIEKKHELEEARLEELAKRTASRKAAAPSDNVSDYALDKQAKREERSRQRKLEQVEADIAELEQAIADLELQLTDPSIFNDYMRIQEIQSQIDQKRTALSEAYEQWETLSE, encoded by the coding sequence ATGCTGCTTCAAGTTTCTAATATAAGTAAAAGCTACGGTGTAGATCCCATATTATCAAACATTACGATGCAGGTGCTTGAACGCGAGCGCATCGGACTCGTTGGCGTCAATGGCGCCGGTAAATCCACGCTGTTAAAAATCATTGCGGGGGAGATCTCTTTTGACTCCGGGGCCATCCACAAAGCCAAGGAAACGCGACTTGGCTATTTGGCTCAAAACAGCGGTCTGCAATCCGACCGCACCATTGAAGCAGAAATGCGTGCCGTATTTGCTCATCTGCTGGAGGCCGAGCAGGAGCTGCGCGATCTGGAGCAGCAAATCGCCGATCCTGTGCTGCATGAACAGCCAAAGCGTTATGAAGAGATACTTGACCGTTATTCCCGCCGCTCGGACTGGTTTCGCGAGCAAGGCGGCTTTGAAATCAATACGCGCATCAACAGTGTGCTTCACGGCATGGGCTTCGGCACTTTTCCGCTAGATACACCGATCCATACGCTCAGCGGCGGTCAAAAGACGAGGCTGGCGCTCGCCCGTATTTTGCTTCAGGCTCCTGATTTGCTCATGCTCGATGAGCCGACCAACTATTTGGATATTCCGACGCTCACTTGGCTTGAAGGCTATTTACGCAGCTATTCCGGCGCGATTCTTGTCGTCTCTCATGACCGATATTTCCTTGATGCGCTTGTCCAGACGATTGTCGAAATCGAAAGGCATTCCGCTAAACGTTATACAGGCAACTACAGCCGATATATTGACTTGAAGGCTGCCGAGTACGAAAGCGATTTAAAGCAGTTTGAGAAGCAGCAGGACGAAATTGCCAAGATGGAGCAGTTCATTCAGCGTAATATCGTCCGTGCCTCAACTACGAAACGCGCCCAAAGCCGCCGTAAAGCGCTCGACAAAATGGACGTGCTCGATAAACCGCTAGGCGATTTAAAGAAAGCCAATTTCACGTTCCAAATTGAGCGCCAAACCGGCAAAGATGTTTTGCAGGTATCGGATTTATCCGTGCTGTTCGACGAGAAAAACAAGCCCTTGTTCCAGCATGTATCCTTTCGCCTGCATCGTGGCGAGACGGTGGCTCTTATTGGACCTAACGGTATCGGCAAATCGACACTGCTTAAGACGATTGTTGGGCAGCGCCAGCCATCCAGCGGCACCATCGCCTGGGGCTCCAATGTCAAGCTCGGATATTACGACCAAGAGCACACTGGACTTAATCAGACAAATACCGTATTGGAAGAAGTATGGGGGCTCTACCCCCATATGGAGGAAGCCCGTATAAGAACGGTTCTTGGCAGCTTTCTATTTAGCGGTGAAGATGTGCTTAAACGCATTTCGGCGCTCAGCGGCGGCGAGAAAGCTCGTGTATCGCTTGCCAAGCTTATGCTGGCTCAAGCCAATGTGCTCATTTTGGATGAGCCTACCAACCATTTGGACTTGTACAGCAAGGAAGTGCTGGAATCCGCTTTGCTCGATTATGAAGGCACGCTGCTCTTTATTTCTCATGACCGTTATTTCCTTAATAAAATGGCGGAGCGCATTGTCGAACTGACACCCACGGGCACTGAACATTTCCTAGGAAATTATGACGAAATGATAGAGAAAAAGCATGAACTCGAAGAAGCACGGCTAGAGGAGTTAGCTAAGCGGACTGCTAGCCGTAAAGCTGCTGCACCTTCCGACAACGTTAGCGATTACGCGTTGGACAAGCAAGCAAAGCGAGAGGAACGCAGCCGTCAGCGGAAGCTGGAGCAAGTCGAAGCCGATATTGCCGAGCTGGAGCAAGCCATTGCAGATTTGGAGCTGCAACTGACAGACCCGTCTATTTTCAATGATTACATGCGCATTCAGGAAATACAGTCGCAAATTGACCAAAAGCGCACTGCTTTAAGCGAAGCCTATGAGCAATGGGAAACGCTTAGCGAATAG
- a CDS encoding response regulator transcription factor produces MIRILLVDDHPSVGEGTKTMIEQDPEMKVTVVLSAMEALDAISNEGFDIILCDLNMPGISGLELAKRLIQQDPDRKVLIYTGYEISTHYNLLIECGVSGFISKTVSREQLHNAIRCAMRGEAVIPISLLKQLRRNEVKITRAEKVIEEVSIKERDQDILQQVAYGNSNKDIAIKLHMSQRTVEYHLTRIFEKLNVRSRSEAIAEAKRLGIIRLEQFVP; encoded by the coding sequence GTGATTCGTATCTTATTAGTTGATGATCATCCATCTGTCGGAGAAGGCACCAAAACGATGATAGAACAAGATCCTGAAATGAAGGTGACGGTTGTATTATCGGCTATGGAAGCGCTAGATGCGATTAGCAATGAAGGATTTGACATTATTTTATGTGACTTGAACATGCCAGGCATAAGCGGTCTTGAGCTTGCAAAACGTTTGATTCAGCAAGATCCGGATCGCAAAGTGCTCATATATACTGGTTATGAAATTAGCACGCACTATAATTTATTGATAGAATGCGGCGTTTCCGGCTTTATCTCTAAGACGGTCTCGCGAGAACAGCTGCATAACGCCATTAGATGCGCTATGCGAGGGGAAGCGGTAATTCCGATTTCACTGCTTAAGCAGCTGCGACGCAACGAAGTCAAAATTACGCGTGCTGAGAAAGTAATTGAAGAAGTATCAATCAAAGAACGCGATCAGGATATTTTGCAGCAGGTCGCGTATGGCAATAGCAACAAAGATATTGCCATAAAGCTGCATATGAGTCAGCGTACTGTAGAGTACCATTTAACTCGGATTTTTGAAAAGCTTAACGTGAGGTCTCGATCGGAAGCGATCGCTGAGGCCAAGCGGCTTGGCATTATCCGACTTGAGCAATTTGTCCCTTGA
- a CDS encoding ATP-binding protein — protein MKLLRSRKLLVSFFLSGLFALLCYLTIVIINDPFIGAVTVKNDQGQYLIESLEPAGQAVIKGLNVGDIVQQVNGQPTDQNRNIIKFSTIERVDSVQVLNAGGELRLVTFNRGWNGDHTGIELLLQLYIPWGSLLLFLGLSTFLYKKREHDTAAIMLILFFTAIGISYFASVAAYRSDLVGITIMYAVLPFVAILFLLFMNIYLRRYGIIFISPKLIVAMIIVFGSTSLFCLVYVWTNYMPEAVFLNARMVYHGTLIVGNFICIYQLFRKFFYYRSSRFNSLFKITLASHLAAFTPFMTMNLLPLLGGNIQILPAAFTAPFLFVLPIVYFYLLTSNQLFDVDFILTRFKYYTLLSLLPALVVTMMIAAIVSSDTVFSWVRWLQIFLIIYVVMTLFLYSKEQIDHKFRPKLFKAMYSYQDSLDRFSRKIARVMKRDDLEMVLKEEIGALLPASRIDFLVVDQVEALVIPAGVQDDEQSTAIFLLQVTESLQVGEVVELPHGLGLIIGCQKSKQYIVWIGSKTNHTRFNSDELRWLKTLANYASIVFENLYLIESLIEDLESEVKKEQATTPWILRLLFCLSENERRKLAADLHDSALQDQLLWYRRLEALMLDHPITEKLEVELDEIKEGLLDVIHQIRETCNELRPPLLKEMGIVEALESIIEHTQMRNNFAVDFRAKPFDNLLNEEQITAIYRIVQELLRNADKHARANLVTLELEQRTNIVYFHYKDDGVGMDVDYMEASFEHMGLSGIKERVASLEGEITFRSKRGKGLEVIIILPQNMTTGRSERGLLRDSYLIS, from the coding sequence ATGAAGTTGTTACGCTCAAGGAAACTATTAGTATCTTTCTTCCTGAGTGGGTTATTCGCATTATTATGCTATCTGACTATTGTTATTATTAATGATCCTTTCATTGGCGCAGTAACAGTTAAGAATGATCAAGGTCAGTACTTAATTGAATCACTTGAGCCAGCAGGACAAGCTGTAATTAAAGGCTTGAATGTCGGAGACATCGTTCAACAGGTCAATGGACAACCAACTGATCAGAACCGCAATATCATTAAGTTTTCAACCATTGAGAGAGTAGATAGTGTTCAAGTTTTGAATGCGGGTGGCGAGCTTAGGTTAGTCACTTTTAATCGGGGTTGGAATGGCGATCACACAGGAATAGAATTGTTACTTCAATTGTATATTCCTTGGGGCTCTCTATTATTATTTCTCGGATTATCTACTTTCTTATACAAGAAGCGTGAACATGATACAGCTGCGATTATGCTGATATTGTTTTTTACGGCAATAGGCATAAGTTATTTTGCATCAGTTGCTGCATACCGCAGTGATTTAGTTGGTATTACCATCATGTACGCGGTGCTTCCGTTTGTCGCCATTCTTTTCTTATTGTTTATGAATATTTACTTGCGGCGATATGGTATCATCTTTATCAGTCCAAAGCTGATTGTAGCGATGATTATCGTGTTTGGTTCAACCTCACTATTCTGTTTAGTTTATGTTTGGACGAATTACATGCCGGAAGCAGTATTCTTAAATGCCAGAATGGTGTATCATGGTACATTGATAGTTGGTAATTTTATTTGTATCTATCAGTTGTTTAGGAAGTTCTTTTACTATCGGAGCAGCAGATTCAACTCTTTATTTAAAATAACGCTTGCCTCGCATTTGGCTGCTTTTACCCCTTTCATGACAATGAATTTATTGCCGTTACTGGGAGGAAACATTCAAATTTTGCCAGCGGCGTTCACAGCACCTTTTTTGTTCGTGCTGCCGATTGTTTACTTTTATTTATTAACATCCAACCAATTGTTTGATGTTGATTTTATATTGACCCGCTTTAAGTATTATACCTTGCTGTCTTTATTGCCTGCACTTGTTGTTACGATGATGATTGCTGCAATTGTAAGTAGTGATACTGTATTTTCTTGGGTCAGGTGGCTTCAAATTTTCCTCATTATTTACGTTGTTATGACCCTGTTTCTTTATTCCAAGGAGCAGATTGATCATAAATTTCGTCCCAAGCTTTTTAAAGCGATGTACAGCTACCAAGACAGCCTTGATCGTTTCTCGCGCAAAATTGCACGAGTCATGAAGCGGGATGATCTGGAGATGGTGCTGAAAGAAGAAATTGGGGCATTGCTTCCAGCTAGCCGAATTGATTTTCTCGTTGTAGACCAGGTTGAAGCATTGGTTATTCCAGCAGGGGTGCAGGATGATGAGCAGAGTACCGCTATTTTTCTACTGCAAGTGACTGAATCGCTTCAAGTTGGGGAAGTCGTTGAGCTGCCCCATGGTCTGGGACTAATTATTGGCTGCCAGAAGTCAAAGCAGTACATCGTATGGATTGGCTCCAAAACCAACCATACCCGTTTTAATTCAGATGAGCTTCGTTGGCTCAAGACTCTTGCAAATTATGCAAGTATCGTGTTTGAAAATTTATATTTGATTGAAAGCTTAATTGAGGATTTAGAATCTGAGGTTAAGAAGGAGCAGGCTACAACACCTTGGATTTTAAGATTGTTGTTTTGCCTTTCGGAAAATGAACGACGGAAGCTTGCAGCTGATCTTCATGATTCTGCGCTTCAAGACCAATTATTGTGGTATCGAAGGCTGGAAGCACTTATGCTGGACCATCCGATAACGGAAAAGCTTGAAGTCGAGCTTGACGAAATCAAGGAAGGACTGCTTGATGTCATCCATCAAATTCGAGAAACCTGCAATGAGTTAAGGCCGCCTCTTCTTAAGGAAATGGGCATTGTTGAAGCATTGGAATCGATTATTGAGCATACGCAAATGAGAAACAATTTTGCGGTCGATTTTCGGGCCAAGCCTTTCGACAACCTGCTTAACGAAGAGCAGATTACAGCGATTTACCGCATTGTCCAAGAATTGCTTCGCAATGCTGATAAGCATGCGCGTGCCAATCTGGTCACGTTAGAGTTGGAGCAGAGAACAAACATCGTTTATTTCCACTATAAGGACGATGGGGTCGGCATGGATGTCGATTACATGGAGGCTTCTTTCGAGCATATGGGTTTATCCGGTATAAAAGAAAGGGTCGCTAGCCTTGAAGGTGAAATAACATTCCGGTCGAAACGTGGAAAAGGTCTTGAGGTCATTATTATATTGCCGCAAAATATGACGACTGGCCGATCGGAAAGGGGTTTGCTGCGTGATTCGTATCTTATTAGTTGA
- the comX gene encoding competence pheromone ComX, with the protein MLKEFIRSLAKDSQMMDLAMSGNLQMAGVTSAEKKAIFETLSIQADKKDNYQLAYWT; encoded by the coding sequence GTGTTGAAAGAATTTATTCGTTCTTTAGCCAAAGACTCGCAAATGATGGATTTAGCAATGAGTGGGAACTTGCAAATGGCTGGAGTGACTTCAGCGGAGAAGAAGGCAATTTTTGAAACCCTGAGCATTCAAGCAGATAAGAAAGATAATTACCAATTGGCCTACTGGACATAA
- a CDS encoding polyprenyl synthetase family protein, with translation MEDCVPKIEFEMREMVKRHFTVDSLIQYAYLFLMDRLNEQLPFGRLTVLHYRMFGGEGTAVYRAAAAVEFLILATDILDDLQDQDAPKQAWSEAPLPIALHLAAAFMTLSQQAMMDSEFDSSHVQTTMKMMNLQLLQAANGQMMDLMNVVSDEQSYFQSIKQKSAALIVNACMTGVMLTGRGWHPIVAEYAVEVGMAAQIKNDIRDLLRWDEKNDFLQRKKTLLTMYMLEDAVDQHKWIRDYFEGRLNEADIADKRGLLEEAYEKSGAMLYGSVVMRTHYNRFMELIESVPEVAVHKEMLLSILAKE, from the coding sequence TTGGAGGACTGTGTACCTAAAATCGAATTTGAAATGCGAGAGATGGTCAAACGACATTTTACAGTGGACTCTTTGATTCAGTATGCCTACTTATTTTTAATGGACAGGCTGAACGAGCAGCTTCCTTTTGGACGTTTGACGGTGCTCCACTACCGAATGTTCGGCGGTGAAGGGACGGCAGTATATCGTGCGGCAGCAGCGGTTGAATTCCTTATTCTGGCGACCGATATTCTCGATGATTTACAGGATCAGGATGCTCCAAAGCAAGCCTGGTCTGAAGCTCCTCTGCCTATAGCACTGCATCTTGCAGCTGCTTTCATGACCCTTTCGCAGCAAGCGATGATGGATTCTGAATTCGATAGCTCCCATGTACAAACAACAATGAAAATGATGAATCTTCAACTCCTGCAAGCGGCGAACGGGCAAATGATGGATTTAATGAACGTTGTGTCCGACGAGCAGTCCTATTTTCAGTCGATAAAGCAAAAGTCGGCAGCCTTAATCGTTAATGCCTGCATGACGGGCGTTATGCTTACCGGCCGAGGTTGGCATCCAATTGTAGCGGAATATGCGGTTGAAGTGGGGATGGCGGCTCAAATTAAAAATGACATTCGCGATCTGCTTCGCTGGGATGAGAAAAATGACTTTTTGCAGCGTAAGAAAACGCTTCTTACTATGTACATGCTTGAGGACGCTGTAGACCAGCATAAGTGGATTAGGGATTACTTTGAAGGTCGCTTGAATGAGGCTGACATAGCAGATAAGCGCGGACTGCTTGAGGAAGCTTATGAAAAATCTGGTGCCATGCTATATGGTTCAGTTGTGATGCGCACGCATTATAACCGTTTTATGGAACTCATTGAATCAGTTCCGGAAGTGGCCGTGCATAAGGAAATGCTGTTAAGCATATTGGCTAAAGAATAG
- a CDS encoding ABC transporter ATP-binding protein yields the protein MRRTMIKVDSVCKAYGSNQAVDNISLHIKEGELFGIIGTNGAGKTTLLEMLMGLRQPDKGQIEVLGINPAAEATELQEHIGLHLQSISLVDKLNVREALEMFRSFYKCSCEMKEIIDRFGLESYLDRPVRRLSGGWRQRVALAISVVNNPKIIFLDEPTTGLDMQAREEYWSIILELKRQGKTIVLSCHDMGEMQHHCDRIAVLRQGNLVKCDTPKRLISQIPAGGLTMEAVYVHFAYAGAV from the coding sequence ATGAGAAGGACAATGATTAAGGTAGACTCGGTATGTAAAGCTTACGGCTCGAATCAGGCAGTCGATAATATTTCCTTGCACATAAAAGAGGGGGAGTTATTTGGCATTATCGGCACGAACGGGGCTGGAAAGACGACGCTGCTCGAAATGCTGATGGGACTGCGTCAGCCCGACAAGGGACAAATCGAGGTGCTTGGCATTAATCCGGCTGCTGAAGCAACCGAGCTTCAGGAGCATATTGGCCTTCATCTGCAAAGTATCTCGCTGGTGGATAAGCTGAATGTGAGGGAGGCACTGGAAATGTTCCGCTCCTTCTATAAATGCTCATGCGAAATGAAAGAGATTATTGACCGTTTTGGCTTGGAAAGCTACTTGGATCGTCCTGTTAGACGTTTGTCTGGCGGCTGGCGGCAGCGCGTGGCGCTGGCGATTTCTGTCGTCAACAACCCAAAGATTATTTTTCTGGATGAACCGACTACGGGGCTGGATATGCAAGCGAGAGAAGAATATTGGTCTATTATATTGGAGCTCAAGCGCCAAGGGAAAACGATTGTTCTTTCCTGTCATGACATGGGAGAAATGCAGCATCATTGTGATCGTATTGCTGTGCTGCGTCAAGGAAATTTAGTGAAATGCGATACCCCTAAGCGATTAATTTCGCAAATTCCAGCTGGTGGTTTAACGATGGAAGCCGTATATGTCCATTTTGCTTACGCGGGAGCCGTGTAA
- a CDS encoding 2-isopropylmalate synthase: MTTVNDMNNGMRKIQIFDTTLRDGEQSPGASIDPERKIIIARQLGKLGIDVIEPGFAISSPGEFAAIQQISRELQHVEIAGFARMMKVDIDAAIKATQDAARRRLHLFISSSDIHLLHQLNKTRQEVVQIAREMIAYGKQFVDEIEFSAMDATRSDRNFVVELVEAAIAEGATIINLPDTLGYAMPDEIDDMFRSVRRLARGGETVRYSTHCHNDLGMAAANSLAAIRAGATQVEVTVNGVGERAGNCSLEEIAMIIETRKSVLQMETRIEQSEIYETSRMVSRAMHYPIAFNKPIVGRNAFQHESGIHQDGLLKNRNTYEIMDPEAMGIPRSMIVLGRHSGRHAIKHRLSEYGIPVEGEELVNVYNRFKQVADEKKLVTDNELIRIAGEMTATQPDPYMLTDLQVLSGSHKSRIATVTIRENDLGTEHSYTGTGDGPLEAVIHCIQQAIPVAAEFEDLEIHSLSTGEDAHGEAVVTIVNNGERYRGTSIHSDIVYAAAQAYVAACNQAMLTINKRANEQSVI, from the coding sequence ATGACAACGGTAAATGATATGAATAACGGCATGAGAAAAATTCAAATTTTTGATACGACGCTGCGAGATGGCGAGCAGTCTCCGGGCGCTTCCATTGATCCTGAACGTAAAATTATTATCGCCCGCCAGTTAGGTAAGCTGGGTATTGACGTCATCGAGCCGGGCTTTGCTATTTCCAGCCCCGGCGAATTTGCAGCGATTCAGCAAATTTCCCGCGAGCTTCAGCATGTTGAAATTGCCGGCTTTGCCCGCATGATGAAGGTCGATATTGATGCGGCGATCAAGGCGACGCAGGATGCAGCAAGAAGAAGACTGCATCTTTTCATCTCCTCATCTGATATTCATCTGTTGCATCAGCTGAACAAAACACGTCAGGAGGTCGTGCAAATCGCCCGTGAGATGATTGCCTACGGTAAGCAGTTCGTAGATGAAATTGAATTTTCAGCGATGGATGCAACGCGCTCGGATCGCAATTTTGTCGTAGAACTGGTCGAAGCGGCTATAGCCGAAGGTGCGACGATCATCAATCTGCCGGATACACTGGGCTATGCGATGCCAGATGAAATCGACGATATGTTCCGCTCTGTTCGTCGCCTGGCTAGAGGAGGAGAAACGGTTCGCTACAGCACTCATTGCCATAACGATTTGGGGATGGCAGCAGCGAACAGCCTGGCGGCCATTCGTGCAGGTGCGACGCAGGTAGAGGTTACCGTCAATGGCGTTGGAGAGCGTGCTGGCAACTGTTCACTGGAGGAAATTGCGATGATTATCGAAACTCGGAAATCGGTGCTGCAAATGGAGACGCGGATCGAGCAAAGCGAAATTTATGAAACGTCGCGGATGGTCAGCCGGGCGATGCATTATCCGATTGCTTTTAATAAACCAATTGTGGGTCGCAATGCGTTCCAGCATGAGTCTGGCATCCATCAGGATGGCCTTCTGAAAAACCGCAATACGTATGAAATTATGGACCCGGAGGCGATGGGCATTCCGCGCAGCATGATTGTGCTGGGCAGACACTCCGGCCGTCATGCAATCAAGCATCGCCTGTCGGAATACGGGATACCCGTAGAAGGCGAGGAGCTTGTCAATGTTTACAATCGCTTCAAGCAAGTTGCCGATGAGAAGAAGCTGGTGACGGATAATGAGCTGATTCGCATCGCTGGCGAAATGACGGCGACTCAGCCCGATCCGTATATGCTGACCGATCTGCAGGTGCTGTCGGGCAGCCATAAATCCCGTATTGCGACCGTGACAATTCGTGAAAATGATCTGGGTACCGAGCATTCCTATACAGGAACTGGCGATGGACCTCTAGAAGCCGTCATTCACTGCATTCAGCAAGCGATCCCTGTTGCGGCAGAATTTGAGGATCTGGAAATCCATTCATTGTCCACAGGCGAGGATGCACACGGTGAGGCGGTCGTGACCATTGTCAACAATGGTGAGCGCTATCGTGGAACTTCGATTCATAGCGACATCGTATATGCAGCCGCACAGGCATATGTCGCTGCCTGCAATCAAGCGATGCTGACCATTAATAAGCGGGCGAATGAACAAAGTGTAATTTAA
- the tsaD gene encoding tRNA (adenosine(37)-N6)-threonylcarbamoyltransferase complex transferase subunit TsaD has product MTTAANEGKSGVILAIETSCDETSVAVIQDGKHILSNVISSQIEVHQRFGGVVPEIASRKHVEVITLMIEQAIAESGVLLKDLSAIAVTQGPGLVGALLVGIVAAKTLAMALDLPLIGTHHIAGHIYANQLVHELEYPCMALVVSGGHTELVLLENEGSFRMIGRTRDDAVGEAYDKVARSLKLPYPGGPYIDRLASDASEALALPRAWLEADSYDFSFSGLKSAVLAVINQTQMRGDTLNEAALARGFQESVIEVLVEKALRAVRAYGAKQLLLCGGVAANRGLRAALTSRCGAEGVPLFIPPLTLCTDNAAMIGAAAFLKWQRGEYSSLDLKAEPSFSLESWMAPQAQS; this is encoded by the coding sequence ATGACGACAGCGGCGAATGAAGGCAAGTCAGGCGTTATTCTTGCCATTGAGACGAGCTGTGATGAAACATCCGTTGCCGTTATTCAGGATGGAAAGCATATATTATCGAACGTCATTTCGAGCCAAATCGAGGTGCATCAGCGCTTTGGCGGCGTTGTGCCGGAAATTGCCTCACGCAAGCATGTTGAGGTCATTACGCTGATGATTGAGCAAGCGATTGCTGAATCGGGCGTGTTGCTGAAGGATTTATCGGCAATTGCGGTGACACAGGGACCGGGACTAGTCGGAGCACTACTTGTTGGAATCGTAGCTGCCAAAACATTGGCGATGGCGCTCGACCTGCCCTTAATCGGGACCCATCATATAGCGGGACATATTTACGCTAACCAGCTCGTCCATGAACTGGAGTATCCGTGTATGGCGCTTGTCGTTTCTGGCGGGCACACGGAGCTTGTGCTGCTCGAAAATGAAGGCTCCTTCCGCATGATTGGTCGCACGCGCGACGATGCGGTTGGGGAAGCTTACGACAAAGTAGCCCGTTCGCTCAAGCTGCCTTATCCGGGCGGGCCGTATATTGACAGATTGGCCTCCGATGCATCGGAGGCACTGGCGCTGCCAAGGGCGTGGCTGGAGGCGGATTCCTATGATTTCAGCTTCAGCGGCTTGAAGTCGGCGGTGCTCGCTGTTATTAATCAGACGCAAATGCGCGGGGATACGCTGAATGAAGCAGCTCTAGCACGAGGCTTTCAGGAATCGGTCATCGAGGTGCTTGTTGAAAAAGCGCTTCGCGCCGTTCGCGCCTATGGCGCCAAGCAGCTGCTGCTATGCGGAGGCGTTGCAGCGAATCGCGGTTTGCGGGCAGCTCTGACTTCCCGTTGCGGAGCCGAAGGCGTGCCGCTGTTTATTCCGCCGCTGACGCTATGCACGGATAATGCGGCGATGATTGGCGCCGCCGCTTTCCTGAAATGGCAGCGCGGCGAATATTCGTCGCTTGATCTTAAAGCTGAGCCGAGCTTTAGCCTAGAAAGCTGGATGGCGCCGCAGGCGCAGAGCTAG
- the rimI gene encoding ribosomal protein S18-alanine N-acetyltransferase gives MMREINRDEIIYRAMTLQDIPFIVAIEQEAFTGPWTAEAFTNELTNNMFAKYMVMEYEKQVIGYAGMWVIVDEAHVTNVAVRSDHRGQGLGKLLLSELQRTAVFFGANKMTLEVRVSNVVAQRLYRSLGFESSGVRPGYYSDNQEDALIMWAELDTSSLGVREERWDH, from the coding sequence ATGATGAGAGAAATCAATCGGGATGAGATTATTTATCGGGCCATGACGTTGCAGGATATACCGTTTATTGTGGCGATCGAGCAGGAGGCCTTCACAGGCCCGTGGACTGCGGAAGCTTTTACGAATGAATTGACGAATAATATGTTTGCCAAATATATGGTGATGGAATACGAGAAGCAAGTTATCGGATATGCGGGCATGTGGGTAATCGTGGACGAGGCGCATGTGACGAATGTAGCGGTTCGTTCGGATCATCGCGGACAGGGACTTGGAAAGCTGCTGCTGAGCGAGCTTCAGCGGACGGCGGTATTTTTCGGCGCGAACAAAATGACGCTGGAGGTTAGGGTATCAAACGTGGTGGCGCAGCGGCTTTACCGCAGTCTTGGTTTTGAATCGTCAGGCGTCCGTCCCGGCTATTATTCAGATAATCAGGAGGATGCGCTCATTATGTGGGCGGAGCTTGATACGAGCAGCTTGGGCGTCCGGGAAGAGAGGTGGGACCATTGA